The nucleotide window TCTCTGTGAGAATCAAAGGAAGTGGGATGCTACCTTCCGTTGCCCACCCAATAAACCATCCGGTTCGGGTCAAAGACTTGACCTATGGTGAAGGAAAACAATTCGAGACATGTGTTTGCACCATGACACGAAACGCGGCCAACGTTTTGAGAGAATGGGTGATGTATCATGCTGGAATCGGCGTTTCACGATGGTTCATCTACGACAATAATAGCGATGACGACATAGTTTCCGAGGTCGAGAATCTAAAAAACTGCGGTTACAACGTTTCTAGACACTTTTGGCCGTGGATCAAAACTCAAGAAGCTGGGTTTGCTAACTGCGCGATTCGAGCCAAACGCGATTGTGAATGGGTCGCGTTTATTGACGTCGACGAGTTTTTTTACATCCCGTCTGGTCAAACCTTAACCCAAGTCATAAAAAAATACACAACACCATTATCATCATCGGCTAGCATGATTGGTGAAATACGAACGTCATGTCACAGTTTCGGACCTTCTGGTCTTAAAGATCCACCTCGTCGTGGAGTCATGGCATCTTACACGTGTCGTATGTCGCAACCGGAGAGACACAAGAGCATAGTTAGACCAGAAACGCTAAACACGACGCTTATAAACGTTGTGCACCACTTTCAACTAAAAGAAGGGTTCACGTTTGTTGACGTTGAAAAGGATGCGATGATAATCAACCATTATAAATATCAGGTATGGGATATTTTTAAGGAGAAGTTTAAAAGAAGAGTGGCAACATATGTAGCGGATTGGCAGGACAAGGAGAATGTCGGGTCGAAAGATAGGACACCCGGGTTAGGGACACGACCCGTTGAACCGTCTGATTGGGCTGAGAGGTTCTGCGAAGTGAGAGATAATGGGCTCAAGGATTGGGTATTGGAGAATTTCGTGGACCGTAAAACGCAGCGTTTAGTGTGGGAGGAAGAAAGGAATATAATGGTGGGTGAAGTTGTTGCTCAGATGGATTTGTGCTGATGAAATAATTGGTCGGAAGAGGAAAAAGCAATTAAAAACCCAATACCTTTTTTTGTCTGAATTTTTAAAAGCGCAATACTTgcatatattttcttttgtttccgaATTTTCTATGGTGAAAAAATAATGTAGATACGTCCGGTATGGCGGTATGTAATTAATTGCTTCCCgggaaaagaaacaaacaagtatactctttatttaataaattaaataatacgCAAGACATATAGTATGTTTTTTAACTGagaattttgaattttcatatatttatcaaAAGAAGAAACATGATAGTGTTGATATAATTATTGATTACCAATGGTCGACAAAAAAACTCATTGATTACCATGTCGACAAAAAAACTCATTGAATGTTGTATTTAGTGTGATAATGGACATATGGCTTGCTCCTCTTGCTGTTCCAAACTGAGAGATATATGCCCTACATGTGCTTCGCCTATAGGCCGTATTCATTGTAGAGGAATGGAGACTCTGATAGAATCAGTCTTTCTACCATGCATAAATGCTAAGCTTGGTTGTGCCGAGAAGGTCCCTTTTCAGAAAGAATCAACCCATAAGAAAGAATGcagcttctcttttttttctttttttggtaaaatgcaGCTTCTCTCTTTGCTCCTGCCATGTACAAGACTGCAACTGCACTGGTGTTCATACACTGATCTCTATGATCAacaattgaaaacaaaaatttgtgGGCCGATGCTGCCACATGTCGTGTTGTAAGTGGATTGATTAGCTGTACAAATTGCTTTTGATTTTTATCTTCATCCAATAATTCAagtgtattttttatataataagactattttaaaaataataaaatttatatcaaaattcaatattttttcttatctaTAAATAGAGACCACTCTCATTTCATTTGGATACAGAAAAATGTTATTTTCCCTATAATcaactattttagtttttttaaccttttttgttaataaaacttttattaatattaattttgatattatttaaaaataagcttagtataataatttaaaataaatattattaaatttattttgttttagtttttaaattaattattaatatgtaattggtatgttttaaaaaataaaaatatgaattaaaagTTGTAGAGTAAGttgttgaattttttaaaacaaaacagttGTAGAGGTTTAGAATAAAGTGGGTGTTGAATAAATGTTGTGGAAGATAAATAATATGATGTGGAATGTTaaaaggagaaaatgaaagtgTTGAAAATGAAAAGGGCGTTGAAACCATTTTCGTTGCGTTGAAGATACTTTCTAGAAATATTTACTTTCAAAGAcacatttcatgttttcaattACCCAATAAGACACTTTGGACTTTGAGAGCACTTTCCCCTGTTAAATTGACCTATCTACCCCTCAACTTTAACAAGTGTATTTTATGTAAAGAGACAATTTGCAATTACACCAAACTGAATAGTAACTAACCGTATGTCGTTGTTGGATTTTTAGAACTAGACAAAACTGATTGAAAAAAGGAATATTCCTTTTCTTTATTTCAATTTGACAAAAAGCTAAATCTCTAAATCTGCAAACTTTCATAATCGAGACTCTTCCGTTGCTGGATTTTCTGTCTACAGAAAAGCTTCTGCCACTAGATTTTCTATCTACTGAAACTCTTCCGTTTTTTTATTGGAAAGCAACTACATTCTTCTCGCTTGTGTTCTCCACCTTAACGACAACtctctttattttgtttatacgATTTGCAAAGAACAAAAAATACCACCATAAGAACAAAACACCTGTTACACCCATTCTCGATTTCCCACTCCAAAACCCCCCTTGCATCTCTCCACCACCACTTCGCAACTCGTCTGACCACATCTCATCGTCCAACCACAGAACACCCGTCCACACATCGACTGACCACACCCCACTCTGGAACCCTCTTACATCTCTCCAACGCCACTTCACAACTCGTCTGACCACATCTCATCGCCTAACCACACAACACCCGTCCACACATCGAGTGACGGTGCCCACTCTGGAACCCCTACATCTCTCTACCACCACTTCACAACTCGTCTGACCACATCTTATCGCCCAACCACACAACACCCATCCACACATCGAGTGACCACACACCTTCCATCCACTCATCACCTGACCACAATACTCCCGTCCAACCAGCGTCTGATCATATATCTGCTAACCAAACTTCGTCTGACCATATCTCTTCTGAGCACGACTCACCTACTTTCTCAACTTTCGAAACCCATTAATTACACCTTAAAGGCATGCTTCTTTGTAACCGTTAGATCTCATGTCTTTAAATTGATCCAACGCCCACAAACCATTCACATAAACCTATATACCTACTTTCTGGTTTATAACTTTATTATTAAATTCAACTAGACACCAACTAAATTTCATTACGGTTGCctctttaaaaacattatttttctgAGCCAAAAGCAAGGTTATTTTCGTCATGAATAAAACAGCTGTCACAGTAAAATGTGTCAAAACAACATTGTGTCTCCTAGTGCAAAGATAACCATAAAGTGTCTTTTTATGTAAgtctctcaaaaaaaaattgctcaaaaaaaaaagagaattaaaatattgaaacaTCCCGCCTCTTTGAAGAGGGCTTATGCATGCTTCTTTGTAACCGTTAGATCTCATGTCTTTAAATTGATCCAACGCCCACAAACCATTCACATAAACCTATATACCTACTTTCTGGTTTATAACTTTATTATTAAATTCAACTAGACACCAACTAAATTTCATTACGGTTGCctctttaaaaacattatttttctgAGCCAAAAACAAGATTATTTTTGTCATGAATAAAACAGCTGTCACAGTAAAATGTGTCAAAACAACATTGTGTCTCTCAGTGCAAAGATAACCATAAAGTGTCTTTTTATGTAAGTGTCTCTAGTTTCTAACATCATCTGTTAGAAACTACATGTTTTAATATTTGCGTTGTCCGTCCTGAGCATAAGCTATATAAGCATGTTTCCGACTTTCATTAACTTATTAATATTTCTGGCCACTTTTTTACCGAAAAATTTAGTAACTCAGTTGGTTAATAGCTTGCATAAGCCCTCTTCAAAGAGGCGGGAtgtttcaatattttaattctcttttttttttgagcaattttttttttgagcaacaatattttaattctCTTTCTGAGCTTTTTGTCTTTTAAACTTATACGTGTTAATATTTTTGACCGGACATTGGTCTATTACATAATGTGTGGTTGATTATAGTTAATTATTAGAATACTGATACACTTTAAACATAATGTGACTAATGTAATGTCAACACCATAGAGAATAGTGAACATACCTAACAAGCGATGGACGAACTGAAGAAAACTAGCCCCCTGAAGATGGTAGACGGAGGACCTATCGAGTCTAATACATACATAAGTTAATTGTTAAATAAACAGATCAATTGTAGCACACCCGTTAATTGCTTGACGTCCGGGTTTGACTCCTGGCAgtggaaatattttttattctataccATTTAATCCTAAAGGGAAATTTTGATCGCCAGTGGCAGACTTAAAAATCCATATTGTTAAAATAATTTGGAGAATTTTGCAGCAGGTTGCCTAAATAccaaagatattaataatataaagagattAGCAGATTCTTCACTATTTTCTTTACTTTACatctaaatttttaaacaagAACCAATCTGTATTTTTTTAGTGGAAACCCAAACATAAGAGAGCGATGCTTCTACCTGATCTGGAGGTTGTATACACACACTTGACACACAAACAAAGTCAGATCATTCATTCATCAAGATAAATCTCATTACCAACAAATCcaagaaaaattaagaaacacCCTTGTTAACTGGTAATCACCCCAAGAAGAATCGTTGAAGAAACAGAAGTGTCATCGTTTTGTCTGATCCatggcttcttcatcctaatgCTCCATCAAGGCCGCTTCGGTTTCTGACAAAGGAGCTGCAAAAGTAAAACAATTAGAACCTAGATGCTGTTATATTTGAGATCTACGCATTAGTTTTTA belongs to Brassica rapa cultivar Chiifu-401-42 chromosome A07, CAAS_Brap_v3.01, whole genome shotgun sequence and includes:
- the LOC103850386 gene encoding glycosyltransferase family 92 protein RCOM_0530710-like — its product is MTEVCNNCKSLLGQTEYYKKEPSSRLLTKDDLFCVFAHTNDSSKVYKELPFAVETSYSGRQIVRCSAVPRHQSVSLAVKGWTVDNRFLVGATYQWDRLVYDAVIDHDNTTVAFVKGLNLRPGKVADVSRYECVYGWDLAKPKLLLRSQVISAAQEIVRCKTPLTVLTGPRVAQSPAVKVSVRIKGSGMLPSVAHPINHPVRVKDLTYGEGKQFETCVCTMTRNAANVLREWVMYHAGIGVSRWFIYDNNSDDDIVSEVENLKNCGYNVSRHFWPWIKTQEAGFANCAIRAKRDCEWVAFIDVDEFFYIPSGQTLTQVIKKYTTPLSSSASMIGEIRTSCHSFGPSGLKDPPRRGVMASYTCRMSQPERHKSIVRPETLNTTLINVVHHFQLKEGFTFVDVEKDAMIINHYKYQVWDIFKEKFKRRVATYVADWQDKENVGSKDRTPGLGTRPVEPSDWAERFCEVRDNGLKDWVLENFVDRKTQRLVWEEERNIMVGEVVAQMDLC